The Chanos chanos chromosome 16, fChaCha1.1, whole genome shotgun sequence genome has a window encoding:
- the LOC115829253 gene encoding GTPase IMAP family member 8-like has product MAKQPDIVVVDKQEKKAVPIDIAVPSNSNIRKKELEKLGKYQGLKKNELETLVPPYPVLIVAMNDLIRGDVTIIIIIIIIIIIIICDGAVLGKEAAGVKIVICDEHPVGCQSGRAILVDVGHLEMSDEKSTQPAGRSSPLMERPDMSDKLNLVLCGCVGSVKISISEFILGQRESSPESSSVCVRREGEVCGRLLTLVEMPALYNTQLSEEEVMRETLRCVSLCDPGVHAFLLVIPEGFLTDEDKGEMEKIQTVFSSRVNDYTMVLINQKPGQEVTELDENSDNHQILQRRTSVLRFQFTAVRVTEECLRERSDTLRIVLLGKTGVGKSATGNTILGKKCVFKEDDCYGSVTKTCQRETAEVSGRQITVTDTPGLFDTEIDNEEMKKEVSKCISMATPGPHVFLLVIEVRRLTPEEKEAVKIIQKIFGDKSQMYTMVLFTKGDQLRKKTIEQYIGDPGGDLMNLIGQFGNRYYVFNNTHPGNRTQVVELLEKIDTMVSENGGTFYTNEMFRQVEEALQEEKERILRERVEEIEREKEELKIKYEAEMGRMRKTIEEEMKKQDEERRRREMEFNKKEEQIRTEMREREIREREDYEKRREEDENKMKEWISEINRERERRQKELEEQQEKRKQEKEERRRRDEQEKRKWELRQKEEKERFENEERERRMKEEEERREKEKEIWELKMQSMEEKWHFV; this is encoded by the exons ATGGCTAAACAACCGGACATAGTAGTGGTGGACAAGCAGGAGAAGAAAGCCGTGCCGATAGATATAGCAGTCCCAAGcaacagcaacatcaggaagaaggaaCTTGAGAAGCTTGGGAAATACCAAGGGCTGaagaaga atgaactggagacactg gtacCGCCCTACCCTGTCCTCATCGTCGCCATGAATG ATTTAATTCGTGGGGACgtaacaatcatcatcatcatcatcatcatcatcatcattatcatctgTGACGGAGCCGTtttaggcaaggaggcagcaggagtcaagattgtgATTTGTGACGAACAcccg gTTGGGTGTCAAAGTGGGAGGGCCATCCTGGTTGATGTTGGGCACCTGG aaatGAGTGATGAGAAGTCAACACAGCCAGCAGGGAGATCTAGTCCTCTAATGGAACGCCCAGACA tgtctgACAAACTGAACCTggtgttgtgtgggtgtgttgggtCAGTGAAGATCTCCATATCAGAGTTCATACTGGGCCAGAGAGAGTCCAGTCCAGAGtccagctcagtgtgtgtgaggagggagggagaagtgTGTGGACGCCTGCTCACCCTGGTGGAAATGCCAGCTCTGTACAACACTCAGCTCTCAGAGGAGGAAGTGATGCGTGAGACTCTccgctgtgtctctctctgtgatcctgGAGTCCATGCTTTCCTCCTGGTCATTCCTGAGGGCTTCCTCACTGATGAAGACaaaggagaaatggagaaaattcAGACAGTATTCAGCTCAAGAGTCAATGATTACACCATGGTCCTGATAAATCAGAAACCTGGACAGGAAGTGACAGAGTTAGATGAAAACTCAGACAATCATCAGATCCTGCAGAGGAGGACATCAGTTCTTAGGTTCCAGTTCACAGCTGTCAGAGTTACTGAAGAGT gtttAAGAGAGAGATCAGACACTTTGAGAATAGTGCTGTTGGGGAAGACTGGTGTTGGGAAGAGTGCCACAGGAAACACCATCctggggaaaaaatgtgtttttaaagaagatGATTGTTATGGATCAGTTACtaaaacatgtcagagagagacagctgaagTCAGTGGAAGACAGATAACAGTGACTGACACACCAGGACTGTTTGATACAGAGATTGATAATgaggagatgaaaaaagagGTCAGTAAATgcatctccatggcaacaccaGGACCACACGTGTTTCTACTGGTGATAGAAGTGAGACGACTCACACCTGAGGAGAAAGAAGCCGTGAAAATTATTCAAAAGATCTTTGGAGATAAATCACAAATGTACACCATGGTCCTGTTCACTAAAGGAGATCAGCTAAGGAAGAAAACCATAGAACAGTATATAGGAGACCCTGGAGGTGACTTAATGAATCTCATAGGCCAGTTTGGTAACAGATACTATGTGTTTAACAACACACACCCTGGTAACCGAACTCAGGTTGTGGAACTCCTGGAAAAGATAGACACCATGGTGTCAGAGAATGGAGGGACCTTCTACACTAATGAGATGTTCAGACAGGTAGAGGAAGCTCTccaagaggaaaaggagagaatactgagagagagagtggaggagatagagagagagaaagaagaactgaAGATCAAATACGAGGCAGAGATGGGGAGAATGAGGAAGACTATTGAGGAGGAAATGAAGAAACaggatgaagagagaagaaggagggaaaTGGAGTTTAACAAAAAGGAAGAGCAGATAAGAACAGAGATGCGtgaaagagaaataagagagagagaagattatgaaaagagaagagaggaggatgaaaataaaatgaaagaatggataagtgaaataaacagagaaagagagagacggcagAAGGAATTGGAGGAacaacaagaaaagagaaaacaggagaaagaagagaggagaagaagagatgaacaagaaaagagaaaatgggaactaagacagaaagaggaaaaagaaagatttgaa aatgaagagagagaaagacggatgaaggaggaggaagagaggagagaaaaagagaaggagatcTGGGAATTAAAAATGCAGTCTATGGAGGAAAAATGGCA tTTTGTGTGA